The segment GATAGACGAAAACAGTACTGTTTACGTTATGAATGACGATGCTTATTCGTTTGCATTCAGGATGCCCATTCGTATATTGATGAATGTATTGCATATTATACTAAGCTATCCGCAACATACTTATATAATCCCTGAGGATTCACATTGGTGCTTCCAATACACATGGGAGCAAGATCTCTATTGTGGGTTTGCTCCGAAATATTCGCAAGAAATGTTGGAACTAAAAGAATAAAGGGATTCAATTCCAAGAACGGAACATTTTGATGGAATTATCATTTACTACTCTAGTGCCAGTTTATAAAGCGTTGATTAATGGGGAAATGAATAGACAAGAAGCATCTGATTGGGCTATTAAATTAGATCAAGAATGGGATGAAGGTCTACATTCTGTTCCACCGACAGTCGATGTGCCGAGTCTGTCTGGTGCTATTAATATGTTAAGGGCTGCTGATTTCAAAGTTTCTCCAACGGAGTACTTCCATGCACCAGAAGAATTCCTTGACTATTACAACGAACATGTAAAACCCAATACTTGATGAAAATTGTTTCTGTCCAGAACCGGAATGAGGTGGATAAGACAATCCCAGCAGGAGAGAATTGCAAACGCTATAGTCAATTCAGGAGGATAACTCGTAGACTACTATAACCAGCAGAATGGCTTACTCTCCAAGATGCCGAGACTGGCAGAACGATCCCCCTCTTCATCCCGGAACTGGGTATTGATGCAGACGCCGAAGTCTTAAATATTGAAGCTTGTCCAGAGATCCCATCAGGTCCCGGTCGGGTGGTGACCGCGACATTCCGGCACTCCGGCAAAAAAGTGCTAGACGTCAAGATCGCTTCCGAAGCAGCATCAATCGGTGCCACACCCAATCACCCCTTCTGGTCAGAAGACCGGCAGGAGTTTGTCCGAGCGGATGAACTGAACCTATACGAGAGGGTGCGAACGTTAACCGGCGTCTCGATCGTTGAACAAATCCGCCTAAGACCCGGTTGGCATATTGTTTACAACATAGAAGTTAAGGGGGAACATGTTTATCATGTGGGTGCGGGCGGGGTGCTTGTGCATAATGCGGTCGAAGATTGCAGTAAGTATGCCAAGAGAATGTATAGAAGCAAAGGTGGAAAAGTTCTACGTCTTCGTCCGAATTCTAAAAGAGGTGGCGTATTGGGCCAGTTACCCAATGATGATCGGCACCTTTTGTATCATCATGATATTCACCTGAGGGACGGGCAGGTCAACACTTCTAATCGAACAGCGATGCCAATTCGTGAATGGTTCGAAGAATACAGAGAACTAAACAATTTTGGGTCTCTGAATGAATTAAGAAGATGGTTAGATATTACCGATGTTACCCCGGGACAGTAGAAAGCTCAGTTTGAAATCTACCCTGAAACCCTGTTGTGGCTCTTTAAGACCCTTGGACTATTAGAGAGTATCAGGATAGCTTATAGTATTCTGATATTATGGTTGACTTATGAAAACGGCTTCGGAGATATTGGTCCATCTAAATACAACGATGGAGCGAATGATTCAGAAACCTTGGATGTTCACGGGAAATGCCCAGGAGTTTGAGATACTTTGCAGAGAGTACGATAATATCATACTATTCATACTAGATGCAAATAATCTATATAAGTCATATGGGTCCGGTTCTTTATATCAGGGATATCTAGCCAAATATCATGACTTTGGTTCCGGTGCTTTTATAGAAACGTATCTCAACGATCTCATCGAAAGTGGTAAAGAGAGGCCCTCTGAGAGGGAACTCTTTGAAATGTTTTCAGATCACTGGAGAGCCTATCTCCTATGGAGAAATACTGAGCTCAGAAAACACGACATATCGATGCCACAATAACCCAAAACTTCCAATCAGATTAATAGTGTACTGTCGCTAACAGATGGGAACTTATTCAATGGGCCGTAGCCGGTAGAATAAGCAGGTTCTGCTTCATTTCTGCCGGAATGATAAGGTCCTGTATTTGCGAGACAGTACAATAGGTGTTCTTCAAGTAGATAGCTATTGGGATGATGACATCCTACGAACCTTTTTTCTTTATGGTCGCTCAGAGCCATTTAAATAATTACACCATTGATTAGAGGAATTCTTGAATTTCTTTGGTAGATTGTTCTGTTCTGTTCATAATGACAAATTTGAACTTACAGAGTACTTCATAATAACATTGTGGAGAATAAAGAATGATTTTTCTTTGCGGAGTGTACGAGATAAGCGAAGGTGGCGAGTATAGAAGTTACGATGACCTAACAGCCCGTTGAAATTCTCCCTACGCGCCGGAATTCTCAATTGATATCTTTTCTCCCACCGAATTCAATCGCAATGGTTAACGGAGGAACGACATGTCACTTGGAAAACGCAAGCACGAACGGCAGGAATCACTCTGGGTCGAAACACGCAAGCTGACGTCGCCCGGGCGGTAACCAATAACCGGCAACGTATGAGACGCCGTAAAGGCAAGCGATTGCAGCGGCAACGCAGCGAAAAGGTGGAACGGAGTTTCGCCCACACCTGCGAGACGGGCGGAGCCAGGCGAACCTGGTTACGCGGCATCGAGAAGATCAATAAACGCTATCTACTGCAGGCAGCGAGTCGAAACCTGGGGACCTTGATGCGGTCGCTGTTCGGAACAGGTAGTCCGCGGGGTCTGCAGGGGGCGATGGCGGGGTTGTTGGGGCTTTATATAGCCATTATTAAGTGGCTTTGCGGTTTGCCCGGAGCTTCATCGCGGTTCAGATCGGTCCGGACCAACAATCGGCTGATAAAAACCGCCCATGAAAACCACCGTCACTATTTACCGACAACCCAGCGGATAGTGATGTTTTCAACGGGCTGCTAGTGCCCTTTCTACTTCCTTCACTAATTCAAGTTGTTTCTCGGTTATTAGCAGCGGGAGAGGTATTGTTTTCGACCAGATAATAGAGATGCGGGCCAGGTTCCCACTTCGGCTTGATCGCTCCTCCCTTAGTTACTAACGAGTCGATATCAGTTTGTAGCTGCTCTTCAGTGAATTTCTTTTCATCGTTTTTATTTCTGGATTGAATATACAGCGAAAGTCTAAACGCATCAAATCCATCAATTCGTCCGTCGGGACCAAAATCAAAGTCGTAGATTTGATTCCCCACTTGCATGCGACAGCCGACCCCATGGAATGAAAACCGGATGCGTTTTGCCGGGCAATCAATAATGGCTGAGCAGGGAATTCGATCTTCCTGATTGAGCCAAAGATCGTCGACACCATAATGGTCACATATGGCGTTAACGTTATCGCGAACTCCAGATAGGTAATGTTCGATGATGTCGAGCGTGGTTGTCATAAAATACTCTCGACGAGAGTTGGCTAATCGGTTGGAAATGTAAATCTAGCTACTCAAGACAGGCTAGATCGAAAGAAGGAGATGTAGGTGAGCACATTTCTCCTAATCAAGTAGATGCTAAGGTGTTATTCAATTCCGTTGTATCATCAATGAGGCAGCCCCCCCCCTCTTTTTTTGATGCCATTGATTCAATAAATTCTCTTCTAATTATATCACTAATTGTTTCGGAGAACGCCCTCCAACTCATCACGAATACATCTGCCCGCGGCCGGGTGGTTCGAAGGCATTTTGAATGTGGTCGATCTGTGGTTCTTTGGCTTCGTCTGGCCAGAGGATGGAGATGACGTCAAAGCGGGCTCGGTGATCGAGTAGCTGATTGGTTTTCAGGTACGACAGGCCGACGCGTGTGAGCTGAGATTGCTTGTGATATCCCACTGCTTCGTGGGGTTGGCCGGAGCGGGTTGTCTTGCGGGTTTTGACTTCGACGAAGACCAGCAGGGGGCCTGCTTCCGTTTGCTGACGGGCGATGATATCGATCTCGCCGAGGTTGTTAGACCAGTTGCGGGCGACGATCTGGTAACCCTGGCGGCGAAGATAACGGGCGGCGGCGCGTTCCCCTTTGTTGCCCAGTAGTTTTGCCAGCCAGCCTCGCATCGGAGTCCCCCTTGATGCATTCCAGTATAAACTGAGTGCGCATAAAAAACACGAGGACATCGCGAAAGGGATGACCTCGTGGGGTGGAATAATCTGATTACTCAACTGGGGAATTTAATTCGGTGCCATCGGAGACGGGGGCTCAAAGGGGCTGCCGAATAAATTCCGGGTTCAAAATCGAGTCGATGATTACTCGTTTTTGGCGCGACGTTCGGCCAGGCGGGTAGCCTTACCTGTACGATCACGCAAGTAGAATAGTTTGGCGCGACGGACGACACCGTGGCGGACGATTTCCAGTTTGGCCACTTTGGGAGAGTGAACCGGGAAAGTACGTTCGACCCCTTCGCCAGCGACGATGCGTCGAACGGTGAAGGTTTCGCGGGTTCCGCCGCCACTGCTGGCAATGATCACACCAGAGAAAATCTGGATGCGTTCTTTCTGGCCTTCCAGAATTCGCGTATGCACATTGACGTTGTCGCCGATCTCGAATTTCAGCGGTTCTTCCCGCAGACTATCTTTCTCGACAAGTTTCAGAATTTCCTGGCTCATGATTCCACCCTTAGCGAATAGGACTGAGTTTAATTTGGTTTGTAATTATCTTATTTAAAAACTGTTCGCCCCGTGAACGAGGTCGCATCTTTCGATCAGGACTCGGGCAGTTCATCCTGCTGATCGAGGAGATCACTTCTTAATTCACGAGTACGAATCAGACTTTGTTCTTTGCGCCACCGTTCAATTTCCTGATGGTTCCCGCTCAACAGAACGTCTGGAACCGACATGCCC is part of the Polystyrenella longa genome and harbors:
- the rplS gene encoding 50S ribosomal protein L19 gives rise to the protein MSQEILKLVEKDSLREEPLKFEIGDNVNVHTRILEGQKERIQIFSGVIIASSGGGTRETFTVRRIVAGEGVERTFPVHSPKVAKLEIVRHGVVRRAKLFYLRDRTGKATRLAERRAKNE
- a CDS encoding DUF6896 domain-containing protein, with translation MTTTLDIIEHYLSGVRDNVNAICDHYGVDDLWLNQEDRIPCSAIIDCPAKRIRFSFHGVGCRMQVGNQIYDFDFGPDGRIDGFDAFRLSLYIQSRNKNDEKKFTEEQLQTDIDSLVTKGGAIKPKWEPGPHLYYLVENNTSPAANNRETT
- a CDS encoding transposase, with amino-acid sequence MGRNTQADVARAVTNNRQRMRRRKGKRLQRQRSEKVERSFAHTCETGGARRTWLRGIEKINKRYLLQAASRNLGTLMRSLFGTGSPRGLQGAMAGLLGLYIAIIKWLCGLPGASSRFRSVRTNNRLIKTAHENHRHYLPTTQRIVMFSTGC
- a CDS encoding polymorphic toxin-type HINT domain-containing protein, giving the protein MTATFRHSGKKVLDVKIASEAASIGATPNHPFWSEDRQEFVRADELNLYERVRTLTGVSIVEQIRLRPGWHIVYNIEVKGEHVYHVGAGGVLVHNAVEDCSKYAKRMYRSKGGKVLRLRPNSKRGGVLGQLPNDDRHLLYHHDIHLRDGQVNTSNRTAMPIREWFEEYRELNNFGSLNELRRWLDITDVTPGQ
- a CDS encoding YraN family protein, yielding MRGWLAKLLGNKGERAAARYLRRQGYQIVARNWSNNLGEIDIIARQQTEAGPLLVFVEVKTRKTTRSGQPHEAVGYHKQSQLTRVGLSYLKTNQLLDHRARFDVISILWPDEAKEPQIDHIQNAFEPPGRGQMYS